GGCGAATGGTGAATATGGCTTGGTATCCTTATTGTATAAGTATAGGGTCAAATCAGACACTCTGGCAGGCAATGGCGTGTTAAGGGAGGTGTTGAGCGCTAGTGACACTTCTGTTCCTGTTAAGCAGTCCAACCGACCACCCTGGATTGGTAAATCTTGGCCCTTGACAATCGCCTGCACGATGGCCGGAATGATCACCTTGAAGCTGGATGTCGAGTATTAGTATGAAATGTCAAACATGGTGATAAATGCGATTCAACTTACAGGATCGGTAGTAAAATGGCGAGGAATATAATTGAGGCTATTAGGTACCACAACCAAAATCGACCACAATGCCGTCGTATCTTTTGACGCTTCGACAGTGGAGGGCCTTTGGGCTTCTCTCCAACGTGATCGGTGGATGAAGCATTGTCGCTCTGTgcatcagcaccatcctCCGTATCTCCTCGCGCGCCCCTCGCCGTTGCTGGTGGTACTTCGGGCTCACGATGGGCCGTGTCTGGGGGTGAGGTTGTAGtcgccattgtcgtcaacaGTATTTTTGCGACTCAAACAAAAAATGACCGACCCAACGCAATGATAAAACTCGGGAAGAATTGACGAAAATTAAACGACCCAGGATTCGTCAAAAGCAAGGCAGGTAGGGGGAAGGAGATAAGAAGCCGCGCCGTTGTGCCAAACGAAGATGACGTGACGGTTGGTAATAACTCAGCCTACAAACGGTCCAAACAGCCCCATCTGAAAATGATTTTCCTCTATATCCATGGTGTTATACAGTACAGGCCACATGCTTTGTAGATCAATATCTCTTTGCCGAGTTACCCCTCATAATGGTCTTAGAAAAAGATTGAGTCAAGCGTTTGTTGTTCTCCACACGAATGTCTTCCCGGTTGCGGGGAGCTGTTAGCCAAACTAGGAAACGATACGCAGTCTGGTGGACATGAGGAGGCAAAATGAGCGTGATGGCGCACATAGATTCCGATCTCCACTCAGATAGTCTGGTCTCCCAGGCCCAAAAGAGAAATTGCTGCGAATTTAGTTCCACTGGGAATGGGAACCGCGGCCGTGCGCAAGTGGCCCAGATTGGAGCAAGACATACATGCTGTTTGCTCTTTTGGCAGGCTGGGGAAACTGGGGAAGTTGGGGAACAGTGAACTTTGCAAAAGTTACCAAAACAGGATTCAAAGGCTTGATTTTCTGATCGGCAGTATCTTCCGAGGCTTTTTCTTTCAGGTTAGCTACTTCCTTATCCTCATGTGAAAGATCTTGGGCACACAGAACCCATATTGTCCGTCTTCCCCGGATATTTTTTGTCTCTCCTGGTTTCTTCTTATCTTCCCTCCTTCTGCATTGTTCTGGCATCACCGCTTCCGCAAAGTGTATCAACTTGGGTCCATTGTTCAAAGCTCCAACGCCCAATTGAACACGTCTCAATTTGTAAAAGCAAGCCAACACAATGCGGTTCTCATCGCTCTTTGTGGCGGCTCTTGTGCCacttggccttgttgctgaaGGCGTGCCCGGAACGCTGTCGCCTGAAGAATTAAACCTCGATGAGATATTGGCAAGACACAACCTCGCATTGGTACCTCGTTCAGATCTCACCGAGGCTCTCACAGAACTCAATGGGTTGCTTAAGAAGAACCAAGCACTGCAACAAAAAGTCGCCTTATTTCCCAGAGCAAACACAACAGGCGGCCAAGGCTCCGGGTCCGGGTCTGGAGGCGCTCAAGCTGCTGGCTTACTAGGAGACCTCGGCGGCTTACTCGACATCATCCCGATCGTCAAGGACATTGCTGGATACCTCAAAGCTATAGAAGGTTTGCTAAGTCCGGAATTCCTCCAGGCTCTTCATGATGCCATGATATACCTAGCAGCGACTCTTAAGCCACCCGTCCCAAGTCAAGTCGGGCAGCTTCTCAATAGCACAATACCTCTCGTACAACTACTCGGAAAGCTTGACTTGGAGAAACTGGTCAATGAAATCGGAGATATCGACCTTGGAGGACTGGTCAAATCGATTCTTGGCTTGCTGACGCAGAAGAACATCGACAACATCGGCAACCTTTTATCCAACGGTGCTGCATTGCTCACCCCAACTTTcgtcaaccagacacaatccTTGATCGGCGAGGCATCTCCCTTGTTGGATGCCCTGAAGGGCATCGACCTCAAGAAGCTTTTTGACCAACTTGGGCCACTTCTTGAAGAGCTCGGCGACATTGACCTTGCTGGCGTCCTCAAGGCAGTGCAGCCGCTGCTCACAAGCGACAGCATCAAGGGCATTGTTGGTCTCTTGGGTAATGCAGAAGATCTCTTAACAAAGGACTTTGTGAACAACACCCAATCACTTATCGCCGGGGCTGGTCCACTTCTCGGAAGTCTCAAGGATGTTGACATCAAGAGCTTGGTGGATCAGATTAGTCCGATCTTGAAGGAGGTCGCCAAGATTGACTTGGTTGGCCtctttgatgccatcaagcccCTGTTGACAAGCGATAGCGTGAAGGGTATCGTAGGTCTTCTGGATAACGCAGAAGATCTCTTAACGAAGGACTTTGTGAATAACACTCAATCGCTCATTGCCGGCGCTGGTCCACTTCTCGGAAGTCTCAAGGACGTGGACATCAAGAGCTTGGTGGACCAAATCAGTCCGATCTTGAAGGAGGTCGCCAAGATTGACTTGGTTGGCCtctttgatgccatcaagcccCTGTTGACAAGCGATAGTGTGAAGGGCATCGttggccttcttgacaaTGCGGAACTGCTTCTGACGAAGAAGTTTGTCAATGAAACCCAAAGCCTCATCTACAGCGCTGGTCCCCTCGTTGGAAGCCTTGGCAAGCTTGACCTCCAGAAGTTGATTGACCAAATAGAACCGCTACTCGACGAATTGACGAAACTTGATCTTGCCGGTCTCCTGAAGGCCCTTGAACCATTGCTTACCGAAGACAGCATCAAAGGCATCGTTGGTTTGCTTGGCAACGCAGAGCTGCTGTTGAACAAGAAATTTGTGGAACAAACTCAGAATCTGATATCAAAGGCCGGTCCCCTGATTGATGCCTTGGGCGAGCTAGACTTGCAAGACCTGCTTAAACAGCTAGCACCGATCCTGAGCGCTCTAGGCAAGATCGACCTGCCTGGCTTGTTTGAGGCCCTCAAGCCATTATTGACCAAGCAGAGCATTCAGGGCATTGTTGGACTGCTGGGCAATGCAGAGAAACTTCTCACTGGCGAGTTCGTAGACGACACACAGACGTTGATCAAGGGTGCGACGCCGTTGATCGCAGAGCTGGGCAAGCTCAATTTGGAGGACTTGATCAAgcagcttcagcctcttctCAGCGCACTCGGCAAGATAGACCTTGCCGGTCTGCTCAAGGCTTTGGGGCCACTGCTAACAGAAAAGAGCATCAAGGGAATAGTCGGCCTCCTGGGCAATGCTGAGAAGCTGCTCACAGGAGAGTTCGTCGATGAGACGCAAACTCTGATCAAGGGCGCGACTCCGCTGGTCGCCTCATTGGGCAAGTTGAACTTGCAAGACTTGATCAAACAGTTGGGACCCTTGCTCAacatgcttggcaagctggacTTGGAAGGCATACTCGAGTCCCTTGCGCCGCTATTGACCAAGGATAGTATCAAGGGTATTGttggccttcttgacaaCGCGGAGGACCTCTTGACCGGCAAATTCGTCAACCAGACTCACACATTGATTGATGGTGCCGTTCCACTGGTCGGCGCTCTGGGCACCATCGATCTCCCTGGTCTTATCACCAAGCTGAAGCCGCTACTGGATGCCCTAGGTGACATCGACCTtggcaagctcatcaagcaGATCACTCCTATCCTCAATGCCTTGGGTGAGGTTGATCTCAAGGGCATTTTCGACACTCTTGCACCGTTCCTCACCCCCAAGACTGTTCAAGGCCTCATTGGCCTCTTGGCCAACGCTGAGTCCCTGTTGACCAGCCAGTTTGTCAATGAAACGCAGACAATTATTCACGGAGCAGCGCCACTTATCTCAGATCTAGAAGGTGCTGATATTTCAGGACTCCTGAAACAAGTGAAGCCGCTTCTCAATTCCCTCAGCAAGATTGATCTTGCTGGATTGGTCGATGCAGTTAAACCTGTCCTGGATGctgtcaagaagattgacattgaaggcatCGTCGACACCGTGACCCCTCTGATTACCCCCAAGAGCATCAAGGGTGTCCTGGGATTGCTTGGAAATGCTGAGCAGCTTCTGACCGAGACATTTGTATCGCAAACATCCGAGTTGATCGGCGATGCAACACCTGTAAGCACTCTCTCCCCCATCAAATTTCTGAATTTGGTACTAACCTTGACAAACAGCTCGTGGCCACGGTATCAGATTTCGTAAAAGCAATTTTCCAATCATTAATGGGACAAAATTAATAGGAGGAGTTTCACAGGTGGTGAGAGCAAGTATAATATGGTGGCTCTTTTTCTGACGATCTGCGCTATCTACGAATGAACATAATGAGAACATAATGACATTGCACTGGGGGACGGTATTTATGCGATGAAGCAATGAGTACATGGTGTATATACCAATGAATACAAACCATTCAAACTACTTTGACCTCGTGCTTGTGCCTCACAGCTTTGTTACGACATCCTGCAAGCTCAGTTTCGCGGTAGCATGTTTGGAGGCTGGTCCGGGTCAGTCTCATTTTGCGAGAGGCGCCCAGAACGGCGCCACTGTCACTCCATACTGGCCCTTCCTTGTACCAGATCTCTTTGTGGTGACAAAAAATCCATGCGTTGCTGTTACCTTTCTCGACGCTTTCAGAGATTTTGCACCCACTTCGCAATGACTGGCAACCCCAAAACAAACCCAAACTCCATGCTGATTTTGACGCAGCAGTTGTCCTGAGACCAGTCATATCAAGGACATCTGCCAAGGGAATAACAGACTACCCAAATTGGAATAGGTTCCATGTCTGCATGGTCGACGTCGACCCAGTCAGATATCCACCCCCGAGATCTAACTAAGTTACTAAACCCAACCCTTGACGGAAATTTGCGTCCAAGACTAGGCCGAGTCGAGGCTGTATCACAAAAAAACGTGTCGTAAAGGTCTGTATCCCTTGACATGCGCATGCCTGGAATTATCACGCGTAGCATTTCGTGTACTTTATAAATATCCCTACAACTTCTCGTGCATTCTCAACATTATTCGCACTCAGACTCGTTCAAGTTTTCAACTTTTGATGTCAATAAGTTGTGACGATTTTGCGACCAAGTATGACCTTTTCTCGTCGAATCACGCTCTTTGTTGTATTGGCTGCTGTGGCCAATGCCATTCCCACAGCTCTCAATGAAAGGTCTAGCCCAGTATTGCCAAGCAAAGACTCGTTTTATAATGTCCCAGACAATCTTGATCAATTCCAACCAGGTGCAATCTTAAGCCACCGGAAGCCGCCGTACCCAATCGCGGCCTTTGGCATTGCGCCAGTTAACGTCGAGGAAAGCCACCAAATTCTGTACAGGACTACAGATAGCTTTGGCAATGCGACAGCGACCGTTTTGACCGTGCTTGTTCCACACAATGCCAATCGGTCAAAGGTTCTTTCTTACCAGATTGCGGAAGACGCCGCCTCTCCTGACTGCGCGCCGTCATATGCTCTGCAGCTAAAGTCAGCTACCGGGCCACTCCTTGGCACCATTGTCACTCAAGCTGAGCTTCTGCTGGTCGAAGCAGCTCTAGAGCAGGGCTGGGTTGTCATTGTCCCTGACTTTCAGGGCCCCAAAGCTGCATACTTGGCTAATAAGCTTGCTGGTTACGCTACACTTGATGGTATTCGGGCGGCCCTTAACTCAGCCGAATTTACAAACATCGCAAGTAATCCCACGATTACCATGTGGGGATATTCCGGAGGCAGTCTGGCTACAAACTGGGCCGCCGAGTTGCAACAGGATTATGCTCCCGAACTCCGGATTGCCGGTGCTGCGGTTGGCGGTACCGTTCCAGACATCACAAATGTGGTTACTACCATCAACAAGGGCCCATTTGCAGGCCTGATCCCAACGGGAATTCTGGGTCTATCCGCAGAATACCCTGAATTAAAAAAGGTTGTGCAGGACCATTTACGACCGCAAGCTTCGAAAAAGTTCAACAAAGCCGGGACTCAATGCCTAGCTGCAAATGCTGCCGAGTTTCTCTTCCAGGACGTTGTGGGCATGTTTGATGATCGACGACTTGTATACGAGAACCCCACCGCTGTCAAGGTTCTCAAAGCAAATGCGCTGGGTGCTACCACACCAAAGATCCCTCTTTATTGGTACAAGTCAGCGCTGGATGAGGTGAGCCCTGTAAAGGATTCAGACTCTGTTGTGGAGCTGTACTGTTCCAATGGAGCTAGGATAGAATATGTCCGCGATATTGCCTCGGAGCATGGAAGCTACGCCGTGATTGGAGCACCGAAGGCCCTATATTGGCTGAAAAATATCATGGATGGCGGCAAGCCCAATACAGGCTGCTCGAAGAAGACGGTGTTATCTTCTCTAATCGATGTGGCTACGTTGGATATTGTTCCCAAAGTTCTCATCGACGCATTATTGGACTTACTTCACAAGCCAGTCGGTCCCATCCTGTTTGGCTAAGAATGGTTGATACAAACAAACGCTATTTACATAGTTACTTTCAATGCACATGTATATTTAGATGCTCAAAAGCATCAGCCCATGGAGAATCAAGTGTCCAATTACGGGCGTCGCATACCAGAGTTTCGAAGTCGGGGTGCAGCTCAATAGCACCACTCGGCCCTTTGCAAAGCAGTTCCTTGCCAGACGGCCAGTGAAGCTTGATAGACCGCATGTAAAGATCCACGGAGTGACGCGAGTCCttgttctggttctggcaCAAATAATCCCGCAgtgctggccatggcaagaAGTCTATGCAAACAGGATGTAGGTGTGTGTCCTGCACAACCGTTGGGCGCATTATCGCGGGAACATCGTGGAACCATTCTGGGTTTGGATACATCCGCCACTGAGCACACGAAATGTTAAGAAAAGAGTATACAGCATAATCATTGTGATTGAACTTTGTATGGGGAAAGGTGACAGCGAGAATGGAACTTACCCGTAATAATCGGTACACCAAAAAGTAAAGCCCGCAAAGTGTCTCGACGTTTTGTGCCTGAAACTGTCTCAAGGTCGTGCCAATTAACATGGTGAGGGGATTGTCATTCGTTGCATGCAGTAACATATTGGGCAAAGTTGGGTTTTGCGGAATTGACAAGGCCAGTAAAGGGCTCTGTGACAAGGCCATGTGTGATTCGTACAAGACGGTGAAGCTCTTTAATTCAAGACATTCTGATTGATCGCGATGCTGTAAGCCGCATCGGCAGTCAACAAGAGTTGTCTGCTGGGAAGAGGGTGATGAGGTAGAAATGGACGGGCTCTGGTGAGGAGAAGCAAAATTGTTTACAGTAACTGATGGAGTTTGCCCGGCTTTCTCGAAGCTTCCTGTACCATCAGGCCATGTGTTGACGATTGGCTACCGTGGAGAATTAGCATAACCGTCCAGATCAACCAACGTCAAACTCCCTTGGCTGAGACGCCCAAAAGGTAATCTAAGTAATAGCAAAATTGCAGACTCTACACGTACAGCCAACTGCAAGCCAGGTTCCGACTGGAAAGACTCGActtgacggtgatgatgtcgcgGTCCCTCCGAAGGGGAACGCCTTGATGCTTCGGGTTGAGCCATCACAGGTTGGGGCTGTCGGATCTGACCGAGAAGGTCGCTTATGGTTTCTCGGAGAAATGACACGTctctttcaatgttttctAGCCGAGTCTTGCTCTCGGCGCGGTTCAACTTGTGCTTGAGTCTGTCCGCCTGCCGCTTTTGTGCCAATTGTGCATCCGTTCTGGCCCTTTTGGCCGGACGttcagctgctgcttcttgcggAGGCATGGTATTGGGGTGGACAGAGTATCAACGATTCGTCAAAATTGAGTATCAAGAGAGTTGCGACCCGCATTAATGTTGAGTGATATTGCTATCAACAGTCTCGAAGGCGATACGCGTCGGTTTGGTTAGTTCAATAGCAAAGTCAGCTTTTCGTGGGTTCAACTTTGGTTGTGGTCCGCCCGAGGCTCTCAAGACTCAACCGGGAAGCAGCCACCAAAAGGTGGAACGAAAAGAAGCCGGTTCAGGCTGAGTCCCAGCCATGAAAAATTTAACATGGTATCGGCAACCGAAAGCCTCTTGGCCGTTTGAGATGGCTGGGTTGGGTGGCCAAGGAATCGAAGATGCGCCAACAAGGGCTGCAGGTCACCTCCAAATGCGGCAAGACGAGCCAGGATCACGAAATGTGCCCTTTGCCCATAAATGCGGGGTAATGCGGGGAAGAAACATCTCCAACATGGCGTTAAAGGTCATGCTAAACCAGATTCAGTTCAGCTCGACACGGGCATACGGCACAactttggtgtttgggttcCTCTCTTGTACCAACCAGTCGCGAAGCCGTGAGGCAGCCAGCCCTCCGGAAATGGGAAATATGACCAGACGGCAAGACGGTGAGGCCACAGGCAGAGGTGAGGGCATGGCGAAGTTGAGGTCTAGTTGACCGAGGGCAACAACAGAAGACAGAGAACAAGACATGCTAGGCGTCTGTGACTACACACCACTTGACAACAGCCTTCGAGAATCAACACATCTTCTTTCGCTTTGACCAACTCTTCCGTCAGGGCGCCAAAGTAAAAAAATGTGGGAAGAGCATGGCATTCATGGATCAATGCGCCATCCAGACTTCCAATGGTTCTGCACGAGACAGTGCCGACGCTGAGTCTCTGCCAGAGTACTCCTGTTCTACAAGTTCGCCATCTTCGCCTCCCAACCCGCGTGAATCTGGGCACGAATCTGGACAGGAATCATGTGAACCAAGGACGCACCGGCATCCTCACACTAACTCGAAGCATGCCAACTTTGCGGATGGCTTAAGCCATTTACCATGATTCTTCACCCGAACAATTCAAAAGACCATGAGTTAGGTAGTTGGCTTTTACCGATTCGACGCATGTTGGCCGGCAGACCCAAACGCCACGCTGCAAAATGACGCATGTCGGTCGCTCATAGCAGGGACTCAATCTAGAACCGCAGTTCTTGAAGCTACCAGTCTTGGCCTCAACCAAAGTGGCACGTCTGTTGACTACAGCCGAGGCCGGCCTCAAGGTAACTGCTTGTTAGCCTTGTCAGATTCGATAGTCCCGATATTCTTGTTCCAGTCCTTGGCTAGGCGAGAGCGATTGGTCGGTTGATAGCACCCCACGCAACTCTTGAATTGGCGATCTCGCCATGTTAGCTCTGAACCAGTTGCCGAAGCGGGAACGTATTGCTCTTGTGGGTGTGACAGCCATGGGAAATATTGGTTGAGCTCGTCCATCAAAACTTGCTTTCAGGTTCAGCAGAAAATCTGTCCAGCGACATCTCGCTAGACTAACCCGTTGTAGGCACAGAAGCTTGTGTCGTCTATTGTCAGGCAACCCGAGGTATCGTAATACATACCGGGAATTGATGTGCGATGTGCTTCCGAATATTACACATCATTCTTTGTTCAGATAGCAAATTATGCCTCGGAGGGACAATCCTACTTACTTGAACTTTGGGAATTCGAGATATGTTTGTGCGAGTTTCCTTAACAACAAGGGCAGTCGTTGTGTCTTCCACCTGTGAAGCAGATTACTATACACATTGTGAGACTTATCTACTAGTAGAGATTCATGCGGCAGGTATAATTTCCAAGATTGAGGTATCCGATTGTCAAATTAGCTGTGTGCAtcctccaaaaaaaaaaaaaaaaaaacagtAATGACGTGACTATCAGGTGGAGTACAGGGTAGGCCATCTGACTCGGCGCTTATGTTTTCCTTCGTCTAAAACCACCAAGGTATTTTACAATTGGATGTGGCCAAGTAAGTTCAACTTAGCTATAGGGTAAATTGTTTTCACCTGGCATGAAGAATTTCATATGTACACTAACATGTTGTGAAGTATGTACTATTCCATCGCCTATGTACTCAAATTATTCAAGCTAAATGTTGATCATTGCGTGATAGTCCACGTTTTCTGAGTCCTGGATTCGAGAATTGGATAATGGGTGAGCCTTTGTACTCTGATCAAACGCCGTAGCAAGTTGTTCTGCAGTAGATTTCGAAATACGCAGCTTCGGCACAGAGTTAGGTCGAAGAATTTGAGTCATGATTTGTGCCCACTTCCAAGGCTCAGAAGTCTTTCCAGGGACGCTATTGAAGTACTCCCAGCCCATGACACCGCCGATTTGCCCGTGCTGGTTTCTCAGGGATATGACCGTTGCATTAAGCTGGCTATCTGGTATGTATCCGGAGCCGTTGTCGGGAGAAGTAAGCTGCCCAGCGACAACACGAGATGCCTTGAATCCTCCGGCCACAATTCTGTTGTACAAAGATGGATTTGACatgctgccaaagccacTGTAGAATTGGCCATTGTAGAAGTTGATCTTTGAGCCTTCGCCAGAATCTAGAACTTTGTAATCAAAGCCGCTGAGATTGGGACCCCCTGAAAGTGCTGAGGCTACTGGCGCTAATGAGATAATAAAGTCGGGTCCGAAGTCAGTGTGAAGTCTGGCAACGAGCCGCTGAATGCCAGCTTGGCTCATGGGCTGTTCAACGTCGATATCGAGACCCTGCAACTTATACTGGCGAATTACATCACGCAGTTGACCATAATACTTCTCAAATGTTGCTGGGTTGCCATCCAGTGTGCCAGTTGAGAATGAGCCGGGAGCGGCACCGCCAACCATTCCCATGACTTTGATCCCAGCATTCTTCATAATTTGCGTCTCGTTCCACAGCGTGTAGAATAATGCGTTACTAGGCGGATAGTCGTTCAGGTGGATTTGGCCACCCTCGTTAACGTGCAGAGAACATACGATGAGGTGTGTAAGTGCAATGCCCTTTTGATTGACAAGTGGAAGCATTGAGATGGGCTTTCCATTAGCGCTATGAGTTGTCTGAAAGTAGATAATCAGTCGAGGAAGTTCTGGTATTGCTCGGACAACTTCTGTGATGGGCGATGCCAGCGATACAGTTGCCAGAGCGGCGACCAAACAAGACAGCTTGAATAGCATGATGGCTGTGATAGGCCCGAAACTTGGCCGTCCAATGTCGGTCTGGGAGTCAAGTGTGAGATAAAATGAATAGTGAAGAAGCGTTAGAAGAAGAGAATATAGCTTCCAGCCGCAGCCAGACTTTCACTATGATCGTGTAAATTATTCGGTCTTACCTCACAGCGGGTGCCAGAGATTTTATCCCTTGCGCCATGTCGCTGCATTGCGGGAGGAGCCACTAGGGTTGCATCGTCCCTGAATCATAttgttgcttttttctttgtttccTTGCTACCTTTTCTTAATCATGGCGCCTTGCCTGGACGCAACACCAACCCTTGGCAACTAACTAATCTGTGAGGTCACACAATGGCGTGCATGGATATGGCGACATCAGCCAACCACGAACCACTTGTGTCTCAAACAAGCAGGTTGAGGGCGGGCGTGGTGAGCCACATCATCTATGCTGCCAGCGCCATGTGAGGCAGGAGGGCTTTCACGCTGAGACTATGTAAGTCAACTTTTGACTCTGAATATATGCTGGTGAATAGAAGGTGTCATTTCATCGTACGTGCGTGCCCTTTGTCATGTGTGGTTCAAATAATCCTCGTCATGCGCGGAGGTCTGCGGAGGGGAACAACGTAGCAAGGTAGTAATGTTTGAtcccttccatccatccaccatcaCTCCAATCaaggtgctgctgctgataaACGTATTTGCTCCCATGGGCATTTTCAGTGGTGATGGAGCTTGTATTCTCCAGCTAACAAGTGCAACCTGCCAAAATATGACTAGTGCCGGCATGCAAGGATGAACTGTTCTGTTAGTTAATTCTTAGCCTCTGCCCTATGGCTCCATGCCAGGAACGGCGAGTAGCTCGTTGAAGCAGGAGTTTAAGCTTCGCTACGAGTTGATTGAGTCCAGACCACGCGGACTTTACCCTTGAGCAAGCAGGTTGTAAACCACCGCTCTTGTGCCAACGGCGATGCGACCAACAGCAAGCACAGTACGCAGGTGATAGTTACAGAAGGCCAGCATATTTCGGTCCTTTAGGCGTCTGGTTATTTATCCAGCCTTGGCGCCTCCGCATCAGTCGTCTGGTGCCTAACCAGCCCGGTTTGAAATGGGGTGGAAATGGGTTCCCAGACACGTTGCACTTCTGACCACTGCGATCACCCTCACGGTGCGACCCAGTGACAGTCGACCATCGTTGAGTCTCTTGACGACGATATGATCTCGATATGTAGCGCAGAAAATGCGGCGTGAGAAGATATTTGCCCTATGTGGTCTGGATAAGCGCGAAAGCTTGCCA
The genomic region above belongs to Pochonia chlamydosporia 170 chromosome 2, whole genome shotgun sequence and contains:
- a CDS encoding secretory lipase (similar to Cordyceps militaris CM01 XP_006673422.1), whose translation is MTFSRRITLFVVLAAVANAIPTALNERSSPVLPSKDSFYNVPDNLDQFQPGAILSHRKPPYPIAAFGIAPVNVEESHQILYRTTDSFGNATATVLTVLVPHNANRSKVLSYQIAEDAASPDCAPSYALQLKSATGPLLGTIVTQAELLLVEAALEQGWVVIVPDFQGPKAAYLANKLAGYATLDGIRAALNSAEFTNIASNPTITMWGYSGGSLATNWAAELQQDYAPELRIAGAAVGGTVPDITNVVTTINKGPFAGLIPTGILGLSAEYPELKKVVQDHLRPQASKKFNKAGTQCLAANAAEFLFQDVVGMFDDRRLVYENPTAVKVLKANALGATTPKIPLYWYKSALDEVSPVKDSDSVVELYCSNGARIEYVRDIASEHGSYAVIGAPKALYWLKNIMDGGKPNTGCSKKTVLSSLIDVATLDIVPKVLIDALLDLLHKPVGPILFG
- a CDS encoding aggrecan core protein isoform 1 precursor (similar to Beauveria bassiana ARSEF 2860 XP_008595332.1); this encodes MRFSSLFVAALVPLGLVAEGVPGTLSPEELNLDEILARHNLALVPRSDLTEALTELNGLLKKNQALQQKVALFPRANTTGGQGSGSGSGGAQAAGLLGDLGGLLDIIPIVKDIAGYLKAIEGLLSPEFLQALHDAMIYLAATLKPPVPSQVGQLLNSTIPLVQLLGKLDLEKLVNEIGDIDLGGLVKSILGLLTQKNIDNIGNLLSNGAALLTPTFVNQTQSLIGEASPLLDALKGIDLKKLFDQLGPLLEELGDIDLAGVLKAVQPLLTSDSIKGIVGLLGNAEDLLTKDFVNNTQSLIAGAGPLLGSLKDVDIKSLVDQISPILKEVAKIDLVGLFDAIKPLLTSDSVKGIVGLLDNAEDLLTKDFVNNTQSLIAGAGPLLGSLKDVDIKSLVDQISPILKEVAKIDLVGLFDAIKPLLTSDSVKGIVGLLDNAELLLTKKFVNETQSLIYSAGPLVGSLGKLDLQKLIDQIEPLLDELTKLDLAGLLKALEPLLTEDSIKGIVGLLGNAELLLNKKFVEQTQNLISKAGPLIDALGELDLQDLLKQLAPILSALGKIDLPGLFEALKPLLTKQSIQGIVGLLGNAEKLLTGEFVDDTQTLIKGATPLIAELGKLNLEDLIKQLQPLLSALGKIDLAGLLKALGPLLTEKSIKGIVGLLGNAEKLLTGEFVDETQTLIKGATPLVASLGKLNLQDLIKQLGPLLNMLGKLDLEGILESLAPLLTKDSIKGIVGLLDNAEDLLTGKFVNQTHTLIDGAVPLVGALGTIDLPGLITKLKPLLDALGDIDLGKLIKQITPILNALGEVDLKGIFDTLAPFLTPKTVQGLIGLLANAESLLTSQFVNETQTIIHGAAPLISDLEGADISGLLKQVKPLLNSLSKIDLAGLVDAVKPVLDAVKKIDIEGIVDTVTPLITPKSIKGVLGLLGNAEQLLTETFVSQTSELIGDATPLVATVSDFVKAIFQSLMGQN
- a CDS encoding endo-N-acetyl-beta-D-glucosaminidase precursor (similar to Metarhizium acridum CQMa 102 XP_007815036.1); its protein translation is MLFKLSCLVAALATVSLASPITEVVRAIPELPRLIIYFQTTHSANGKPISMLPLVNQKGIALTHLIVCSLHVNEGGQIHLNDYPPSNALFYTLWNETQIMKNAGIKVMGMVGGAAPGSFSTGTLDGNPATFEKYYGQLRDVIRQYKLQGLDIDVEQPMSQAGIQRLVARLHTDFGPDFIISLAPVASALSGGPNLSGFDYKVLDSGEGSKINFYNGQFYSGFGSMSNPSLYNRIVAGGFKASRVVAGQLTSPDNGSGYIPDSQLNATVISLRNQHGQIGGVMGWEYFNSVPGKTSEPWKWAQIMTQILRPNSVPKLRISKSTAEQLATAFDQSTKAHPLSNSRIQDSENVDYHAMINI